ACCAATAACGTGTTCATCTAGATAATTTTTAATCTCTCTCGGCTTGGGAATTTGGTTAAATGAGAGATTAGAAGAGCGCGCACGCCGTTTTTGCGGTGGTTCTGATCTTGGTGCTGGTTGTGACGCTGCCGTATTCGTGTCCAGTAGCTCTTCATCTAGGATTTCATTACACAAGTCAACGCATTCATCGCAGATGTAGACTCCCGGCCCTGCGATTAATTTACGCACCTGCTCTTGAGACTTGCCACAAAAGGAACATTTTAAATGGGAGTCGTACTTAGACATACCAGCCTCTTATTTCAGAATGGTGACGTTTTCCCCGGCGGTGGGAATATTTTGTCTGGAAATGACTTGATCAATCAAACCGTAATTTTTTGCCTCTTCTGCGGACATGAAAAAGTCACGTTCAGTATCTGCCTCAAGTCTTTCCAGTGGTTGACCAGTGTGATGGCCTAGTAACTGATTCAACTTAGCCTTCACATACAGAATTTCTCTGGCTTGAATCTCAATATCAATGGCTTGACCTTGAGCGCCACCCAGTGGTTGGTGAATCATGATGCGAGAGTCAGGGAGAGACATTCGTTTACCAGCAGAACCTGCTGCTAATAAAAATGCCCCCATGCTTGCGGCTAATCCAAAGCATATAGTAACAACATCGGGACGGATTTGTTGCATTGTATCATAAATTGCCATCCCTGCGTAGACGGAACCGCCAGGAGAATTGATATATATTTGAATATCTTTTTCTGAGTCTTCCGCGTCTAGGAACAGCAATTGAGCCACAATTGAATTGGCAACAGTATCATCGATGGGAGTACCCAAGAAGATAATTCGCTCTCGCAGCAGGCGTGAGTAAATATCAAAAGCCCTTTCTCCCATGCCAGACTGCTCAACTACCATCGGTACAATGTTGGTAGGTGCGCTCATGTGGGAACTAAATTTGATTCTACTTAAACTATTGATGGGGTCATTTCCCGACTGCGATAGAAGCATATAAGAACAATTGAGAATTAAGTTAGGACAGGTTTGCTAGCAGTTATTGCTGCTTTTTTCGCGGATGCAATTTTATTTGAGCTATTTGTTAACCATTATGCCTTATCTCTATAGCTCTGGGTAAAGCAGATCAAGCTAAAACGATCACAGATGCCCTATTTATTCAAGATTTCTTAAATATTTCACCTGAATTTGGTGTAGAAACGCGATAAATCACGTCTCTACAAGAAAGTGCCGAGTCGAAAAATTTTTACTCAGCACTCAGCCACATTATATTGATTCTGTACTAGCGGCGGCACTTTCTGCCTCGCTCTGAGGTTCAGTTGTCTCTGACTCGCCTGCTGTTTCTTCTGCGGGACTCAGAGAACCTTCGGGGACAAGTTCGACTGATGAATGTTCTAGCAGCCAATCAACGATTTTTTCAGTTAACATTTCGTTTTCGACAACTGAGCGCATTCTATCAGCATCAATGTCTTGGTCTGCGTACTGTTCCATCAATTCTGCAACTCTGGCTGCAACTTCTTCCGGTGTTACCTCGATGGACTCACGTTTACTGACTTCCAGTAATCCCAAAGAGCGTTTGAGGCGTTCAATGGCCTCATCGCGCGATCGCTCCCGCAATTGAGGAATAATATCTTCAGTAAACAGCTTTCTCACGTCCAAACCTTGCTGAGAAAGCCGCATCGCTGTTTGGTTCAGCATCGCGTCTATTTCTCTGTCGATCAAGGTTTCTGGTAAATCAACTTCTATGTACTTCAGCAGTTCTGCTAGCAAAGCTTCCTGCTGGTTCGATTTGGTTTTTTCCTCAGCCTCTTTCTGATGGCTTTCTGCTAAAGAAGCCCGCAGTTCCTCCAAGGTGTCAAAGTCGCTAACTTCCTGGGCGAAATCATCGTTCAATTCCGGCAGTTCTTTTTCCTTGAGTTCTTTGAGTGTAACTGTGAAAACGGCAGCTTTTCCAGCTAACTCTTCATTGGCATAAGGATCTGGAAACTGAGCCGGAATTTCTCTAGTTTCTTCAGGATTCATCCCCACCATGCCCGATACAAAGCCAGGAATAAACTTGTCTTCTTCCAATTCTAGTTTAAAGTCTGTGGCTTCGGCTCCCGGAATTGGTGTTGGCTCGGCTGTTTCGTCTTCCCCTTCACCTTTTGCCAGTACACCTTTAAAATCAACTACAGCCACATCACCAATTTGGGCTGCACGTCCTTCTACAGGAATCAGCGTTGCTAATTCTTCCCTTTCCTTTTTTAGGACTTCATCAACTCGATTAGTGTCGTGTTTTATTTCCTCGGCTTTGGCTGATAAACCTGTGTACTGTACCAAATTTACTTCTGGTTGTACATCTACAGCCGCTAAAAAAGTCAGGGGTTTTCCTGGTTCATAATTACTAATCAATTCCTCAAAGGAAGTCCGCAGTTGTGGTTGTCCAATTGCGGGAATTTCTTCTTGTTTGAGGGCTTTTTCTACGCCATCTTGAACTATTTCCTCCAGCGCTGCTGCTTTGATTCGAGCTACACCAAGGCGCTGTAGTAATATCGGCCGCGGTACCTTGCCTTTACGAAACCCAGGAATAGTTGTAGTACTAGCTAAGTTTTTAATTACCTGTTCGTAAGTTTTCTGGGTAATTTCTGGCGTAATCTCGATTTCCAGCCCGATTTGGCTGGCGGGAAGTTTTTCCTGGGTAACTTTCATGCTTCGTCTCTAATATTTATTTCTGGTTTTTTTGGCTCCAAGTACGCACAAGACGCGATTTACCGCTTCTGTGGGTTGATTTCTCTTGGTTTAGGAGTGGGAGGTGATCTGTCAAAATCCCATATTATATGGATGAGTGCCTTGAGTAGATATCCAGTTTACCGCCAATGGCAAAGGACTTGACAATTTACCGCAATAAGTTTACCTATGGAAACTCGCAGTTATTACAATAACTTAAGCAGTTGTTCCTTTCT
The window above is part of the Nodularia spumigena CCY9414 genome. Proteins encoded here:
- the clpP gene encoding ATP-dependent Clp endopeptidase proteolytic subunit ClpP, with the protein product MLLSQSGNDPINSLSRIKFSSHMSAPTNIVPMVVEQSGMGERAFDIYSRLLRERIIFLGTPIDDTVANSIVAQLLFLDAEDSEKDIQIYINSPGGSVYAGMAIYDTMQQIRPDVVTICFGLAASMGAFLLAAGSAGKRMSLPDSRIMIHQPLGGAQGQAIDIEIQAREILYVKAKLNQLLGHHTGQPLERLEADTERDFFMSAEEAKNYGLIDQVISRQNIPTAGENVTILK
- the tig gene encoding trigger factor encodes the protein MKVTQEKLPASQIGLEIEITPEITQKTYEQVIKNLASTTTIPGFRKGKVPRPILLQRLGVARIKAAALEEIVQDGVEKALKQEEIPAIGQPQLRTSFEELISNYEPGKPLTFLAAVDVQPEVNLVQYTGLSAKAEEIKHDTNRVDEVLKKEREELATLIPVEGRAAQIGDVAVVDFKGVLAKGEGEDETAEPTPIPGAEATDFKLELEEDKFIPGFVSGMVGMNPEETREIPAQFPDPYANEELAGKAAVFTVTLKELKEKELPELNDDFAQEVSDFDTLEELRASLAESHQKEAEEKTKSNQQEALLAELLKYIEVDLPETLIDREIDAMLNQTAMRLSQQGLDVRKLFTEDIIPQLRERSRDEAIERLKRSLGLLEVSKRESIEVTPEEVAARVAELMEQYADQDIDADRMRSVVENEMLTEKIVDWLLEHSSVELVPEGSLSPAEETAGESETTEPQSEAESAAASTESI